The segment GCCTGTCCTGGTGGAAGGGGCACTGAAGGGCCAGGAGCTGGGTGAATTGGCGAAGCGGCTGGGGATGACGCGGTAATTTTAGAAGAAGAGGAAACACTTACTTTATAATCACATATTGTGTAACATGCCGCTATCATTTATAATCGGTTATTAAAAAGCGCCTTTCGCTAGGCGCTGCTTGAAAGGAAATGAATTTCTTATGTCGAGGAAGCTCAGAGCGGGTATTGTTGGCGGTACCGGTATGGTCGGCCAGCGTTTCATTGCACTTTTGGAGAATCATCCATGGTTTCAGGTAACGGCGATTGCGGCGAGCGCGAATTCAGCCGGCAAGTCCTATGAGGAGTCTGTTCAAGGCAGATGGAAGCTCTCCACCCCTATGCCCGAAGCAGTCAAAGGCATTATGGTTCAAGACGCCTCCAAGGTGGAGGAAGTGGCTGCGGATGTGGATCTGATCTTCTGCGCTGTAGATATGAAGAAAGAAGAGATCAAGGCGCTGGAAGAAGCTTATGCGCGTACCGGAACTCCGGTGATCTCCAACAACTCGGCACACCGCTGGACACCTGATGTTCCGATGGTGATTCCCGAGATCAATCCGGAGCATCTGGAGGTTATCGCCCAGCAGCGCAAACGTCTGGGGACAGAGACCGGCTTCATCGCCGTGAAACCGAACTGTTCCATTCAGAGCTATATGCCTACTCTGAATGCACTTCATGAGTTCAAGCCTTCTAAGGTGGTTGTAACCACTTATCAGGCGATTTCAGGTGCAGGCAAGACCTTCGCGGACTGGCCGGATATGGTGGATAACGTGATTCCTTTCATCGGCGGGGAAGAAGAGAAGAGCGAGCAGGAGCCGCTGCGGATCTGGGGTAAGGTAACCAGTGAAGGGATCGTACCAAGCGAGCAGCCGGTAATCACCACACAGTGTATCCGTGTACCTGTTGCTGACGGCCATATGGCGGCTGTCTTTGCCTCCTTTGAGCAAAAGCCTTCCCGCGAGGAGATTCTGGAACGCTGGAACAGCTTCCAGGGGCGTCCGCAGCAGCTCGGTCTGCCGAGTGCACCTAAGCAGTTCATCACGTATTTTGAGGAAGAGAACCGTCCGCAGACCCGTCTGGACCGCGACATTGAGAACGGTATGGGCATCTCTGCAGGACGCCTGCGCGAGGATTCACTGTACGATTACAAATTCGTCAGCCTGTCCCACAATACGGTGAGAGGCGCTGCCGGCGGTGCAGTACTGATCGCCGAATTGCTTAAGGCCGAAGGATATATTCAGCCCAAATAAGCAATTCTATGTACTTGGATGGATACCCGTTATGCAGCCTGCCGGAGGCTCTCCGCGCAGGCTGTTTGCAGTTGGACCTGACAATCTGCCCGAAATAATGGTAAGATAGAGTAATGTACGACGAAAACTGAATATTGACGGAGTGATATTGTGGCAAAAAGTAAAGGCGGCGGCACAGGCAGAGGAACAGGCAGCAAGGGCTGGACCCGCTGGAATAAGACAGCAAAACCCGTGAAGCCGGCCCGAAGCGGCCCTCCCGGAAGCCCAGGTGCCAAAGGAGCCAAACCGGCTAAGAGCAGCAGCGGCAGCAACAAAACCGGAGGCGCTAAATAAGCGGACATCTGCCCATTGATAATTACCAAATATAAGGGTTATAGGTTGGAGGCAACATCTGATGGGTATGTGAATCAGGTGTTCTTTCATATGTAGGACCTGAAAGCGGGTACTTCATGAGAATTAACAAATATATCAGTGAGACCGGTGTCTATCCGCGCAGAGAGACAAACCGGCTGATTGCCGCCGGCAGGATCACGATTAACGGGAAGGTCTGTACGCCTGGAGCAAGCGTGGAGCCTGGAGATACGGTAGCTGTAGACGGAATTACTGTGACTCCAGACCGGGAGGAGCGGGTCTATCTGGCGCTGAACAAGCCGGTAGGCATTACCTGTACAGCCGCCCGGCATGTGGAAGGGAATATCGTAGATTATATCAACTATCCTTCCCGGATTTTTGCCGTCGGCAGATTGGACAAGCACTCGGAAGGGCTGATTCTGCTGACCAATGACGGGTCGATTGTCAACCGGATGATGCGCTGCGAGCATAGTCATGAGAAGGAGTACCGGGTGAGCGTGGATAAGCCGGTCACGGAAGACTTTTTGGCGGAGATGTCAGCGGGTGTAGATATTTTGGAGACCCGGACCAAGCCATGCCTTACCCAGCAGATCTCGGATCAGGAGTTCATGATTATTCTGACCCAAGGGCTGAATCTGCAGATCCGCCGGATGTGCAAGGCGCTGGGCTACCGTGTGCTCCGCCTGGAGCGGATACGGATTATGCATATCACGCTCAGCGGTCTTCCGCAAGGGCAGTGGAGACGGTTGACGGAGGAAGAGCTCGCAGAGCTTCATGCCAGACTGGAAGGTTAGCCGCAACTCACATACCAGTACAGGCTTCCGAAGCAGGCTCCCGGACGGGTATACAGGTAGTTATGCTACCACGACACGACATTTAGGAGGATTACATGCGGATTATAAGCTTATTGATAGCCTTAGCGATCATAGCAGGTTGCTCAAGAACAGGGGGTGGCGGATCAGCAGCTCCGTCTGCAGCGCCAGCCGCTTCCCCGGCAGCGGATCTCTCAGCAGCACCTGGAGGGCATCAGGAGGAAGACGCGGCTGCCGCTGCGCTCGCGGAAGTGTCCCCTGAGATTGCAGATGAGTATTCGGGATTCGTACATATGGATGCGGTTCAGTTGAACGGGCAGATTTTTCAGGTGTATTACTGGAATAAGGGAGAGTTCAGCTATACACAGTTCGCCATCGTTAAGGAGGGCAAAATGGTCTTTGACAGCAAGAAGGCCGGACTTATCCTGGAAGGCGGCGACATTTGGAATGAGGAGGAGCAGCTCTGGGCTGAAGCGGTGGTACAGAACAACCGGAATACCTTCTTGTTCAGTCTGATGGATAACCGTCCGTCGTACGCGTCTATTGTGGTAGAGGAGATTGACGGAACGATGCAGGTAACCGTTAACGATCTGTTCAGCGTGAATTATGAGGATGTGGATCAGGACGGGAGCGAGGATCTGCTGGCCAGTCCTTATCCGGGCCAATCCCCCCTGGGTCCGGCGCTGACGGGCATCTACCAGCTGGAAGGGACCAATTATGTGCCGGATAAGCTGCTTACCAAGCGATATGCGGACGATCAGCTTCAGCTCAGTGAGCAGGAGTATAAAAACAATCCGTCCGAGCAGACATTAGAGCAGCTGCTGAACGCCTACCTGATTCTCGGGAAGCGTAGTATCGCACTGACACGGTTCGAAGAGTTCCATGAGTGGGCCGGACAGCTTGCCGGTGACGGCGGCTATGTGGACGAATATCAACGGCTGCTGCGCAGCACGGAGACGGCAGAACAAATCAGCGGCTGGATGGACAAGCTGAAGCCGCTGCGTACTACGAGGTAAGCCGCACTGATCGCGGACAAGAAGAAAAGAGATTCCCGGGGCAGGTGATGCTGCTCCGGGAATCTCTTTTTCAAAATATAAGAATTTATATGTTTCACACGATAATTTATCCTTCTATTTCTCGCCGAAACGGTACCGTCCTTTAAAAGGACGGCAAAGCCGTTTCCACTTGCGTGTGACTGAACCTGTTGGCTTATGAATCTTCCCGCTGAAACTGCTTGTTGTACAAATCCCGGTATACCCCATTCTCTGCCAGCAGGGAAGCGTGCTGCCCCGACTCCACAATCCTGCCGTCCTGAACAACCAGAATATTGTCGGCTGCCATGATGGTAGAGAGGCGGTGGGCGATGACCATGCTGGTCTTGCCCCGCAGCAATTCATGCATGGCTTGCTGGATGTAATATTCCGATACCGTGTCCAGCGACGAGGTGGCCTCGTCCATAATGATGATGGGCGGATTCTTGAGCAGCACGCGCGCGATGGACATCCGCTGCTTTTCACCGCCGGACAGCTTGATTCCCCGGTTGCCGACAACCGTGTTGTAGCCCTCAGGCAGCTTCAGAATGAAATCATGAATAAAAGCAGCTTCGCAGGCGGCCGTCAGCTCGGCTTCCGTGGCTTCAGCGTTGGCATATAGCAGATTCTCACGGATCGTCCCGTTGAATAGGTACGTGTCCTGGGTGACTAGGCCAATCTGTGAGCGAAGCGAATGCAGCGTGAACTCGCGGATGTCCTTGCCGCCGATACGGATCACGCCTGAATCCAGCTCATAGAGCCGGGGAATCAGGTTGGTAATGGTGGTTTTGCCTGCTCCGCTGGGTCCGACCAGGGCAGTCAGTGATCCGGCGGCTGCCGTGAAGGAGATCCCGCTCAGAGCGGGCTTGTCCGGAGCGTAGGCGAAATTCACCTGCTTGAAGACGATATCTTGTCCCTCTACGCGGCTTGGAAGAGCCAGCTTAGCATCCACAATCAGCGGGTCCATATCGAAATAGTCAAAAATCCGTTCAAACAGCGCCACCGAACGGTTCACATCCACATAGAGATTGGTCATCTGCATAACCGGAAGATACAATCTGCTCAGCAGTGCCACGAAGGTGATAATTGCTCCAATGCTCAGCTCTCCCTGAATGAATAAATAACCCCCGTACAAATAAATCAGCATCGGCCCGATACTGGTGAAGGTGGTAAGGACCAGCATGAACCAGCGGCCGGCCATCGATTCGCGGATTTGCAGCCGTGTCGCCTGGGCGTTTACGCTCTGGAAGCTAGCCAGCGCGGTATCCTCTCTGGTGAACAGCTTCATAAGCATGTACCCGCTGAGGCTGAGCGTCTCTTCAATGATCTGATTCTGCTCCGAGATCTTCTCCTGCGTCTCTTTGGCCAGCTTCCAGCGGACATTGCCCATTTTGCGGGTCGGCACGATGAATAAGGGAATGACCAGGATGCCTAGCAGCGCAAGCTTCCAGTTCATGATGAACAGGGTTACCGCCGTGGAGATCAGAATGAACAGATTACTGGCACAATTGACGATGGTGCTGTTGAAGACGCCCTGAATTCCGGCAATGTCACTGGTCATCCGGGTGATGACCTCGCCTTGCTTGACGCCTGAGTAGAACTGCAGCGGCATGCTCTGTAGATGGCGGTACATCTGGTTTTTCATATCATGGACAATATTCTGGGAGATAAAAGAGTTCAAATAATTCTGCAGCACGCCGAGCAGTCCTGACACAACCGTTGTAGCCAGCGAGGCGGCAACCAGCAGGAAGAGCAGCTGCAGATTCTTGTCCGGGAGCGCCCGGTCAATGATCTGCTGAATCAGGATAGGAGGGAGCAGCCCCAGCACTGCGGAGATGCACAGCACGGTCATCACCAGCAGCGTCTGCTTCCAGTACGGAGCGAAATATTTGACGATGCGTAATAGCAGCGCTTTGGATATATCCGGCTTCGCCTCCTCCTCATCGAACTTTAATTTGCCAGGCCCGAAGCCTCCTCCGGGTCCCATGGCTCTGAAGCCTCTTGACAATGGGGTCACCAGCTTTGCTTGAATTTTTAGGATGCAATATATGTAAAAATAATCCGGTGCAGGGTCTGACATGGGCATTATACGCCTGGATTATACGGATGTAAATGCTAAACTGGATAGGCTGGCATGAACCGGAGAACGCGATTGCAGCATTAGACTTAGGTTCGGGAGGAGAGGAAGCAGAATGATTATTGTTGCACTGGGATATGAAAATAAAGGGCTCCGCTACACGGTGAGATCCGCCTCACCGCAAGATGCCCTGCAGTTGTCCGAACTGAGGCTGAAGATCGACGGGGAGACGGAGAATTTAGACCGGGTTCAGGGGGAAGCATTCATCGGCCCGGAGGGCTTCAGGTCGCTTATAGCGGCCGATACGGCCAGCGGCACGAACCTGTTCCTGGTTGCCGAGGTTCAGGACAGGCTGGCGGGCTTCGCCAGATGTGAAGGAAGTCCGCTGCGGAGGCTGGCTCATCAGGCCGAGTTCGGAGTCGGGGTGCTGCAGGAGTTCTGGGGATACGGAATCGGCCGGAGCCTGCTGGAGCAGTCTATCGGCTGGGCGGATACCATCAGTCTGGAGAAGCTGAGCCTGAAGGTTCTGGAGAGGAATGACAAGGCGATCCGGCTGTATGAGAGCCTTGGCTTCGAGGTCGAGGGTGTCCTGCGCCGAGATAAGCGGCTGGCCGACGGACAATTCTATTCTACTATTGTTATGGGCAGATTACGCGGGGACAGAGGGGGAGCGTAAGCCGAATGTAATCGGAAAACCGATCATAATTGGATTGGGAGCGCCACGTAAGCCAAATGTAATCGGAAAACCGATCATAATTGGATTGGGCGCGCCACGTAGGGGCGAATGTAATCGAAAAACCGATCATAATTGGATTGGGAGCGCCGCGTAGGCCGAATGTAATCGGAAAACCGATCATAATGTGCGTGCGCCCTGGTTAACGTTATTTGTCGCCACGAAGCAGACGGATGGAAAAGTGAGGTACATCCTATGCTTGGCATGAGGCACCCGCATTGTTCCACCAACATCGTTCCACCCGCAGCGTGCCTGGTTTGAAATTATGAAGAAGGAGCAGTGACGAGCTGCGCGAATCTCCGCGTGGTCTCGCGTATATCCTCAGCTCCGGCAATGGCTGAGATGATGGAGAGACCATCCGCACCCGCCCGGATTACCGGCGGGGCATTCTCCAGAGTGATGCCGCCGATTCCCACCACAGGAATGCTCAGACCGCTTCGTCTTAGCTCTTCAATGACAGTAGTTCCCCGGACGGCCTGGGCATCATCCTTGGACGAAGTAGGATAGACAGGACCGACTCCGAGATAATCGGCACCGTCCGCGATAGCCTGCCGGGCTTCCGTCAGATTATGAGCGGAGACTCCGATGATCTTATGCTCACCGAGCTGCTCCCGGATCAGCCGGGCAGGCAGGTCATCCTGGCCGACATGGATGCCATCGGCGTCCAATGCTGCGGCAAGCTCCAGATCATCGTTCACGATGAACGGGATGTTATAGGCCCGGCATATCTGCCGGAGCTGTTGCCCGAGATGGAGCAGTGCGGCGCCTTTGAGCGCAGCAGGACCCTTTTCCCGGAACTGGAACAGAGTGATGCCCCCAGCGGCAGCAGCGGCTAAAGTGTCCTCCGGTGATTGGCGGCAGTTTACACTGCCCATAATGAAGTACAGCTTCAGCAATCTGCGCATATCCTCGTTGTGTATCCGTGTCATAGCAGTATCCCCCTAGTTCTCATCCGGTTCCCATAAGCAAAATGATTCGTCGGCCCCTGCCCGGCCCCAATGTTCAGACTATCCTCAATCGCCGCTTGAATGAAGGCCTTGGCGGTAAGGACGGCTTCAGGCATGGAATGGCCCAGCGCAAGACCTGCCGTAACCGCAGCCGAGAAGGTGCAGCCAGTCCCGTGAGTATGCTTCGTCGCTATGCGCGGGCTGGACATATACTGGAATTCCCGTCCGTCATAGAGCAGATCCACGGCCTCATCTCCTGAGGAGTCATGTCCGCCTTTCAAGATAATGTACTCGGGTCCCATCTGATGAAGCAGTCTTGCCGCCTGTTCCCGGTCTTCCCGGCCCTGAATCTTCATGCCTGTCAGCATCTCTGCTTCAGGGAGATTGGGGGTGATGGCAAGCGAGAGAGGAAGCAGGCTTGTAATCAGCGCCTGTACTGCCTCCTGGAGCAGCAGCTGTGAGCCGCCCTTGGCGACCATGACCGGATCGATCACCAGCTTGTGCTGCCAGCCGTACTGCTGCACTTTACCGGCAACCACGCGGATAATCTCACTGCTGAACAGCATCCCTGTCTTAATAGCATCCGGCGGCAGATCACTGCCGATCGAATCCAGCTGGGCTGCAACGGTCTCCGGCTCGATCGGAAAGACTCCCTGGACACCTAGTGTATTCTGGGCGGTGAGTGCAGTAAGTGCAGACATGCCGTACACTCCCAGCTCCTGAAACGTCTTCAAATCCGCCTGAATCCCGGCCCCGCCGCCGCTGTCAGAGCCGGCAATGGTCAACGCTTTGCGTATGCTAGTCATCTTGTTCTCTCCTTTGGCTGTAGGGTCTAGGCTTCGGCGAGCAGCTGCAGCCGTGAGCGGCTGCTGTATTGCTCCGGGGTCACCAGCGACAATTGATTCAGGAACAAGGTCTGGAAGCTGCCGGGACCTTGGGCTTCAGCCGCCTCAGCGGCAAGCTCTGCTGCCACGCCGTAGAAGGAGAGGGCCTCAGCTGCCGCCTCAAGCACCTCCCCGCCGCTTACAGCAAGAAATGCACCCACCACAGCACTGAGCAGGCAGCCGGTTCCGGTCACCCGGGTCAGGATGGAGTGCCCGTTGCTGGCGATATAAGTGCGCTTGCCGTCTGTGATGATGTCTTCCTTGCCGGTGATAATCACGACACAGTTCAGCTTCTGCGCCGCCTTATTGGCTAGAGCAATTACATCGCCTTCGCCTGCTCCGGCATCCACGCCTTTGCTGGCCCAGCTCTCCCCGGCCACATTGGCAACCTCGGCCACATTTCCGCGCAGGGCAGTAAGCTGAAGCTCTCGGAGCAGCCCCGCCGTAACGTCCGTGCGGTAGGCGGTAGCTCCAGCTCCAACGGGATCAAGCACGAGCGGCACCTGGTGGCGGTTCGCAGCCTTGCCTGCTTCGATCATGGAAGCGATGGCAGCTTCATTAAGTGTGCCGATGTTCAGCACCACTGCCCCGGACATGGCGGCGACATCTGCTACTTCTTCGATGGCATCGGCCATGAACGGCGAGGCTCCCAGAGCCAGCAGCCCGTTCGCTGTGAAGTTAGCGACTACGATATTCGTGATATTATGCACCAGCGGGTTCGCTTGGCGTACTTTGGACAGATAAGACATATGAATTCCTCCTGTAGGTATAATTTAAAAATTAATAAAAGCATTCTTAACATCCACTTCTGCAGCCAGCAGACCGTTCTCGCTCAGCCACTGGTTCACCTTCTCCCATGAAGCGCTATCCTGATAGCCGAAGGGCTGGGAACCGGCATCCATCAGCGGCAGCAGGATCTCCAGACTGCGCTGTTCAATGGCTTCATCCAGCGGTGCGGTATCCTCCTGATGGGCAAGCAGCAGCTTCAGCGCTTCATCCGGGTGACCGGCAGTATACTGCTGGCCTTTTCTGATGGCATCCACGAATTTCTGATAAAAGCCCTGTGAATCCTGCAGTCCCTGCTCACTGGCGACCAGCACCAGCTCATAATAATCCGGGACCCCGTAATCCACGGGATTGAAGGAGCGGACCGGATGGCCTTCCTGCTCCAGAATCAGCTGCTCATGGTTGATGAACCCGCCCATAATGCCATCCACCCGTCCGGTGGAGAGAGCAGGGATCAGCTCATAGCCGACATCCACCAGCTTGAGGGAGGAAGGGTCCCCGCCGTCGCTTTTGACCATCGTGTTCAGCATGGCTTCATACAACGGGACGGAGGAATATCCGGCTTGCTTGCCGGACAGCTCTCCGGGGCGGGTAATGCCGCTGTCTGCGGCTACCATGAGATGATTCAGCGGATGACGCACCAGCGCGGCAATCGACTTGACTGGAATCTGCTCACCCCGTGCCATCAGCACCTGGGGCTGATAACTGAGTGCCAAATCCACCTTCCCCGCAGCAACAAGCTTCAGCGCATCATTGGTATCGGCCGGCA is part of the Paenibacillus sp. FSL M7-0420 genome and harbors:
- the asd gene encoding aspartate-semialdehyde dehydrogenase, which encodes MSRKLRAGIVGGTGMVGQRFIALLENHPWFQVTAIAASANSAGKSYEESVQGRWKLSTPMPEAVKGIMVQDASKVEEVAADVDLIFCAVDMKKEEIKALEEAYARTGTPVISNNSAHRWTPDVPMVIPEINPEHLEVIAQQRKRLGTETGFIAVKPNCSIQSYMPTLNALHEFKPSKVVVTTYQAISGAGKTFADWPDMVDNVIPFIGGEEEKSEQEPLRIWGKVTSEGIVPSEQPVITTQCIRVPVADGHMAAVFASFEQKPSREEILERWNSFQGRPQQLGLPSAPKQFITYFEEENRPQTRLDRDIENGMGISAGRLREDSLYDYKFVSLSHNTVRGAAGGAVLIAELLKAEGYIQPK
- a CDS encoding DUF3934 family protein produces the protein MVAKSKGGGTGRGTGSKGWTRWNKTAKPVKPARSGPPGSPGAKGAKPAKSSSGSNKTGGAK
- a CDS encoding pseudouridine synthase; the protein is MRINKYISETGVYPRRETNRLIAAGRITINGKVCTPGASVEPGDTVAVDGITVTPDREERVYLALNKPVGITCTAARHVEGNIVDYINYPSRIFAVGRLDKHSEGLILLTNDGSIVNRMMRCEHSHEKEYRVSVDKPVTEDFLAEMSAGVDILETRTKPCLTQQISDQEFMIILTQGLNLQIRRMCKALGYRVLRLERIRIMHITLSGLPQGQWRRLTEEELAELHARLEG
- a CDS encoding ABC transporter ATP-binding protein — its product is MGPGGGFGPGKLKFDEEEAKPDISKALLLRIVKYFAPYWKQTLLVMTVLCISAVLGLLPPILIQQIIDRALPDKNLQLLFLLVAASLATTVVSGLLGVLQNYLNSFISQNIVHDMKNQMYRHLQSMPLQFYSGVKQGEVITRMTSDIAGIQGVFNSTIVNCASNLFILISTAVTLFIMNWKLALLGILVIPLFIVPTRKMGNVRWKLAKETQEKISEQNQIIEETLSLSGYMLMKLFTREDTALASFQSVNAQATRLQIRESMAGRWFMLVLTTFTSIGPMLIYLYGGYLFIQGELSIGAIITFVALLSRLYLPVMQMTNLYVDVNRSVALFERIFDYFDMDPLIVDAKLALPSRVEGQDIVFKQVNFAYAPDKPALSGISFTAAAGSLTALVGPSGAGKTTITNLIPRLYELDSGVIRIGGKDIREFTLHSLRSQIGLVTQDTYLFNGTIRENLLYANAEATEAELTAACEAAFIHDFILKLPEGYNTVVGNRGIKLSGGEKQRMSIARVLLKNPPIIIMDEATSSLDTVSEYYIQQAMHELLRGKTSMVIAHRLSTIMAADNILVVQDGRIVESGQHASLLAENGVYRDLYNKQFQREDS
- a CDS encoding GNAT family N-acetyltransferase, encoding MIIVALGYENKGLRYTVRSASPQDALQLSELRLKIDGETENLDRVQGEAFIGPEGFRSLIAADTASGTNLFLVAEVQDRLAGFARCEGSPLRRLAHQAEFGVGVLQEFWGYGIGRSLLEQSIGWADTISLEKLSLKVLERNDKAIRLYESLGFEVEGVLRRDKRLADGQFYSTIVMGRLRGDRGGA
- the thiE gene encoding thiamine phosphate synthase, whose translation is MTRIHNEDMRRLLKLYFIMGSVNCRQSPEDTLAAAAAGGITLFQFREKGPAALKGAALLHLGQQLRQICRAYNIPFIVNDDLELAAALDADGIHVGQDDLPARLIREQLGEHKIIGVSAHNLTEARQAIADGADYLGVGPVYPTSSKDDAQAVRGTTVIEELRRSGLSIPVVGIGGITLENAPPVIRAGADGLSIISAIAGAEDIRETTRRFAQLVTAPSS
- the thiD gene encoding bifunctional hydroxymethylpyrimidine kinase/phosphomethylpyrimidine kinase; its protein translation is MTSIRKALTIAGSDSGGGAGIQADLKTFQELGVYGMSALTALTAQNTLGVQGVFPIEPETVAAQLDSIGSDLPPDAIKTGMLFSSEIIRVVAGKVQQYGWQHKLVIDPVMVAKGGSQLLLQEAVQALITSLLPLSLAITPNLPEAEMLTGMKIQGREDREQAARLLHQMGPEYIILKGGHDSSGDEAVDLLYDGREFQYMSSPRIATKHTHGTGCTFSAAVTAGLALGHSMPEAVLTAKAFIQAAIEDSLNIGAGQGPTNHFAYGNRMRTRGILL
- the thiM gene encoding hydroxyethylthiazole kinase; this encodes MHMSYLSKVRQANPLVHNITNIVVANFTANGLLALGASPFMADAIEEVADVAAMSGAVVLNIGTLNEAAIASMIEAGKAANRHQVPLVLDPVGAGATAYRTDVTAGLLRELQLTALRGNVAEVANVAGESWASKGVDAGAGEGDVIALANKAAQKLNCVVIITGKEDIITDGKRTYIASNGHSILTRVTGTGCLLSAVVGAFLAVSGGEVLEAAAEALSFYGVAAELAAEAAEAQGPGSFQTLFLNQLSLVTPEQYSSRSRLQLLAEA
- a CDS encoding ABC transporter substrate-binding protein, with protein sequence MTTIRYTRYLHHAISRPAMLLSALLLCMLPVLAGCANTNSPAASGPPAAVPSTSEAGAKGGAHKLTIMLDWYPNAVHSFLYAAEAQGYFAEEGLEVEIQMPADTNDALKLVAAGKVDLALSYQPQVLMARGEQIPVKSIAALVRHPLNHLMVAADSGITRPGELSGKQAGYSSVPLYEAMLNTMVKSDGGDPSSLKLVDVGYELIPALSTGRVDGIMGGFINHEQLILEQEGHPVRSFNPVDYGVPDYYELVLVASEQGLQDSQGFYQKFVDAIRKGQQYTAGHPDEALKLLLAHQEDTAPLDEAIEQRSLEILLPLMDAGSQPFGYQDSASWEKVNQWLSENGLLAAEVDVKNAFINF